In Herbaspirillum seropedicae, a single window of DNA contains:
- the fahA gene encoding fumarylacetoacetase, which translates to MSLSSLTLNETHDTELRSWVPSANADGCPFPIQNLPYGVFRRAGSEEDFRVGVAIGDQILDLPAAQSAGAFSGFDEATRQAAHAACSGSRLNALMALTPASWSALRLALSHLLRTASPHQTELAACLVPQAQAEYDVPAAIGDYTDFYTSIHHATTVGKLFRPDNPLLPNYKWVPIGYHGRVSSIAVSGQQFRRPLGQTKAPDADAPTFGPCKRLDYELEIGIFIGGGNAMGEPVPMEEAEDKVFGLCLLNDWSARDVQAWEYQPLGPFLSKSFASTISPWIVTLEALAPYRCSWSRPDGDPQPLPYLDAPTLRTQGAFDVQLEVLIQTAAMRQAGQPPQRLSLSNYRDAYWTVAQLVTHHTVNGCNLRPGDFLGSGTLSGPAPDEAGSLLELTTGGKSPLTLASGEKRVFLEDGDTIILRAVARRDGLPLIGFGESAGTVLPARSQG; encoded by the coding sequence ATGAGCCTGTCTAGCCTGACCCTGAACGAAACCCACGACACCGAACTGCGCAGCTGGGTGCCCAGCGCCAATGCCGACGGCTGCCCCTTCCCGATCCAGAACCTGCCCTATGGCGTGTTCCGCCGCGCCGGTAGCGAGGAGGATTTCCGCGTGGGCGTGGCCATCGGCGACCAGATCCTGGACTTGCCCGCCGCGCAGTCCGCGGGCGCCTTCTCGGGCTTTGACGAAGCCACCCGCCAGGCCGCCCACGCGGCCTGCAGCGGCTCCCGGCTCAATGCCCTGATGGCGCTCACGCCTGCGTCCTGGTCGGCGCTGCGGCTGGCCCTGTCGCACCTGCTGCGCACCGCTTCGCCGCACCAGACCGAGCTGGCCGCCTGCCTGGTGCCGCAGGCCCAGGCCGAGTACGATGTCCCGGCCGCCATCGGCGACTACACCGACTTCTACACTTCCATCCATCACGCCACCACGGTGGGCAAGCTGTTCCGCCCGGACAATCCGCTGCTGCCCAACTACAAGTGGGTCCCCATCGGCTATCACGGACGGGTCTCTTCCATCGCCGTCTCGGGCCAGCAGTTCCGCCGCCCGCTCGGCCAGACCAAGGCCCCGGATGCGGATGCGCCCACCTTCGGCCCCTGCAAGCGGCTGGACTATGAACTGGAAATCGGCATCTTCATCGGCGGCGGCAACGCCATGGGCGAGCCAGTGCCCATGGAAGAGGCCGAAGACAAGGTGTTCGGCCTGTGCCTCTTGAACGACTGGTCCGCGCGCGATGTGCAAGCCTGGGAATACCAGCCGCTGGGGCCCTTCCTGTCCAAGAGCTTTGCCTCCACCATCTCGCCCTGGATCGTGACCCTGGAAGCGCTGGCGCCCTACCGTTGCAGCTGGAGCCGCCCCGACGGCGATCCGCAGCCGCTGCCTTACCTGGACGCGCCGACGCTGCGCACGCAGGGCGCCTTCGACGTGCAGCTGGAAGTGCTGATCCAGACCGCCGCCATGCGCCAGGCCGGACAGCCGCCGCAGCGCCTGTCGCTGTCCAATTACCGTGATGCCTACTGGACCGTGGCGCAACTGGTGACGCATCACACCGTCAATGGCTGCAACCTGCGGCCGGGCGATTTCCTGGGCTCGGGCACCCTGTCCGGTCCCGCCCCGGACGAGGCCGGGTCGCTGCTGGAGCTGACCACCGGCGGCAAGTCGCCGTTGACGCTGGCCAGCGGCGAGAAGCGCGTGTTCCTGGAAGATGGCGACACCATCATCCTGCGCGCTGTGGCCCGTCGCGACGGCCTGCCGCTGATCGGTTTTGGCGAGTCGGCAGGAACCGTGCTGCCGGCGCGCAGTCAGGGATAA
- the maiA gene encoding maleylacetoacetate isomerase gives MTTLYSYFRSSASYRVRIALHLKDLPYETVPVHLLNQGGEQLLPAFTEINPHALVPVLAEEGHYVSQSLAMLELLEERHPTPSLLPGDAFQRAHIRALSLAIACDIHPLNNLRVLKYLKRELGMDDERKNAWIAHWINLGFTALERQLAADTTRGHFCVGDAPTMADCCLVPQIFNARRFEVDMAPYPTLCAIEQACHALPAFQQAHPAQQPDAA, from the coding sequence ATGACGACGCTCTACAGCTATTTCCGCAGTTCAGCCTCCTACCGCGTGCGCATCGCCTTGCATCTCAAGGACCTGCCCTACGAGACCGTGCCGGTGCATCTGCTCAACCAGGGTGGGGAGCAGTTGCTGCCAGCCTTCACCGAGATCAATCCGCACGCCCTGGTCCCGGTGCTGGCCGAGGAGGGGCATTACGTGAGCCAGTCGCTGGCGATGCTGGAGCTGCTGGAGGAGCGTCACCCGACGCCCTCGCTCTTGCCCGGGGACGCCTTCCAGCGCGCCCACATCCGCGCGCTGTCGCTGGCCATCGCCTGCGATATCCATCCGCTGAACAACCTGCGGGTGCTGAAGTATCTCAAGCGCGAGCTGGGGATGGATGACGAGCGCAAGAACGCCTGGATCGCGCACTGGATCAATCTGGGCTTCACCGCGCTGGAGCGGCAACTGGCCGCCGATACCACGCGCGGGCATTTCTGCGTCGGTGATGCGCCGACCATGGCCGATTGCTGCCTGGTGCCGCAGATCTTCAACGCCCGCCGTTTCGAGGTGGACATGGCGCCGTATCCGACGCTGTGCGCCATCGAGCAGGCCTGCCATGCCTTGCCGGCGTTCCAGCAGGCCCATCCGGCGCAACAGCCGGACGCGGCCTGA
- a CDS encoding MaoC family dehydratase, whose translation MQPIVAHRSGIDNSDQGEHVEQPKYLDDFQPGQVFRSPGSLTVHSADIKAFAAQFDPQPFHLDEAAAQQTFFKGLAASGWHTAALTMRLLVDTLNIEGGLIGAGFDEFRWPRPTRPGDTLRLDAEVLGIKTSQSKPLQGFLHHRVTTYNQHDEPVLIMTGNLLVPRRSQG comes from the coding sequence ATGCAGCCCATCGTTGCACACCGATCCGGTATCGACAACAGTGACCAGGGAGAACACGTGGAGCAGCCCAAGTATCTCGATGATTTCCAGCCCGGCCAGGTGTTCCGTTCACCGGGCAGCCTCACCGTGCACAGCGCCGACATCAAGGCCTTTGCCGCGCAGTTCGACCCCCAGCCCTTCCATCTCGACGAGGCCGCCGCGCAGCAGACCTTCTTCAAGGGACTGGCCGCCAGCGGCTGGCATACGGCGGCGCTGACCATGCGCCTGCTGGTGGACACGCTCAACATCGAAGGCGGACTGATCGGCGCGGGCTTCGATGAATTCCGCTGGCCGCGCCCGACCCGCCCCGGCGATACGCTGCGCCTCGACGCCGAGGTGCTGGGCATCAAGACCTCGCAATCCAAGCCGCTGCAAGGCTTCCTCCATCACCGCGTGACCACCTACAACCAGCACGACGAGCCGGTCCTGATCATGACCGGCAATCTGCTGGTGCCGCGCCGCAGCCAGGGCTGA